From Halodesulfovibrio aestuarii DSM 17919 = ATCC 29578, the proteins below share one genomic window:
- the tnpC gene encoding IS66 family transposase yields MNISALPHDPEELKQLVVSFQTRLAEQNSLIEILQEQVRLLKAMQFTKSSEQQKKPAKDEDQYCLFDEAEFAASDDKPAEPEQIEVPSHTRAKRGRKPIPANIPRVDIVHDIPEEKKTCPCGCTLTRIGEEISEKLDIIPQKIQVIRHIRPKYACKECEGATSEGLSPTVKIAPMPPQLFKQGIATPGLLAYILVNKFCDGLPFYRQTSMFARLGIDIPRSTMSNWAMLAAKACAPLQDAMYARLHQSDIINMDETTVQVLDEHDRKNTSKSYMWVCRGGSSDTPVVLFRYSPSRAGEVATQMLGDFKGYLQVDGYVGYNALGENDHITRVGCLAHVRRKFMDVLKAGSNKKKGVASRAVALIKDIYKLESAAQKKKFSSDAIQALREEKVTLLLAKLKELCTDAVLRTPPKSLLGIAISYTMKQLPYVENYVKDPRLAPDNNIAENAIRPFAVGRKNWLFSGSPAGAHASAFLYSLVESAKAADLNPYEYLLHVFEKMPNATTPDDIEKLLPVRGMLLTTE; encoded by the coding sequence ATGAATATATCAGCTTTGCCACATGACCCAGAAGAGTTGAAGCAACTTGTTGTTTCATTTCAAACACGTTTGGCAGAGCAAAATTCTCTCATCGAAATACTTCAAGAACAGGTTCGCCTTCTCAAGGCCATGCAGTTCACAAAATCCAGTGAGCAGCAGAAGAAACCTGCCAAAGACGAAGACCAGTACTGCCTGTTTGATGAAGCAGAGTTCGCTGCCTCCGACGACAAGCCTGCTGAACCTGAGCAGATTGAAGTCCCTTCCCACACCCGTGCAAAACGTGGACGCAAGCCGATCCCTGCGAATATTCCGCGAGTTGATATCGTCCATGACATCCCGGAAGAAAAAAAGACATGCCCGTGCGGTTGCACGTTGACGAGAATTGGAGAGGAAATCAGCGAAAAACTGGATATTATCCCGCAAAAGATACAAGTCATCCGACATATCAGACCTAAGTATGCCTGCAAGGAGTGCGAGGGGGCAACCTCAGAAGGTTTATCCCCCACAGTGAAGATCGCCCCGATGCCGCCACAGCTTTTCAAACAAGGGATCGCGACACCGGGGCTGCTTGCATACATCCTCGTCAACAAGTTTTGCGACGGGCTTCCGTTCTACCGGCAGACTTCAATGTTCGCACGGCTGGGCATTGATATTCCACGCTCAACCATGTCGAACTGGGCGATGCTGGCAGCGAAAGCATGCGCGCCGCTACAGGATGCTATGTATGCACGGCTTCATCAAAGCGATATCATTAATATGGATGAAACGACGGTGCAGGTTCTGGACGAACATGACCGGAAGAACACGTCAAAGTCGTATATGTGGGTCTGCCGTGGTGGCAGCTCTGATACGCCCGTGGTGCTGTTCCGCTATTCGCCGAGCCGTGCTGGTGAAGTAGCAACGCAGATGTTGGGCGATTTTAAAGGATATCTGCAAGTTGACGGATATGTAGGCTATAACGCACTTGGTGAGAATGACCATATCACACGAGTGGGATGTCTCGCGCATGTGCGCCGTAAGTTCATGGATGTTTTGAAGGCAGGTTCTAACAAGAAAAAAGGCGTTGCATCACGTGCTGTTGCGCTGATTAAAGACATTTACAAACTGGAGTCTGCCGCCCAAAAGAAAAAGTTTTCCTCAGATGCTATACAAGCGTTGCGTGAAGAAAAAGTGACTCTATTATTGGCGAAACTAAAAGAGCTTTGCACTGATGCGGTGTTGCGCACGCCTCCTAAAAGTTTGCTCGGCATTGCCATCAGCTACACCATGAAGCAGCTTCCGTATGTTGAGAATTACGTAAAAGATCCCCGCCTCGCACCCGACAACAACATCGCAGAAAATGCTATACGCCCTTTCGCCGTAGGCCGAAAGAACTGGCTGTTCTCCGGCTCGCCAGCTGGTGCCCATGCCAGCGCCTTCCTCTACAGCCTTGTTGAATCTGCAAAGGCTGCCGATCTAAATCCATACGAATATTTACTCCATGTTTTCGAAAAGATGCCTAACGCTACAACACCTGATGATATTGAAAAGCTACTTCCTGTTCGGGGAATGCTGCTTACAACGGAATAG
- the traI gene encoding TraI/MobA(P) family conjugative relaxase, whose amino-acid sequence MISKKQPSPSPKNDNYARLANYIADASHKGEKCMAVWSAGCMAGDDFQLGISEVLATQACNERTKKEKTYHLIVSLRPEDQDKLTEQDFKDIEQHFAEVLGFEEHQRHCGVHTNTNNLHMHVAYNMIHPKKRTRHEPYRDYWKRDELCRELEQKYKLELDPGRKQRREFYQYVSGRNKELVPAVGNAKSWEDVHGAMAAYGLQVSCKKEISIIPFDRSGLAYRLKGYELHTSFSKEVLEARLGSFQDKKGFYPTMDSFAPSEKREVALKNEKAEALEAYTGQESFDGYLKRNEKIINRARESSSSWQEFQAVLQDELNITIKERGRGAVIADLTVRGKNQPHAKLSSLGQGYSRAKLEAEFGTLKKLEEGRRAKPKRQYSSKPLHRDPERGDLYQKYKVGIERRKRLFKEQKERREQETREQKLKWKIKIKKYRIDSTLSWKEKRYLVNAAKAEQLRHEELLKKKYAGQRTKIKEEIPYGNWNDFLRQQAEAGNTVALSVLQSSKTKEKKAYKERPVVKLLEGMTYTVDNEGNITYKLKDGGVVRDTRKEIIASKDNEAREFAEKLKLRRFGKNKSQGKGR is encoded by the coding sequence ATGATTTCCAAGAAACAGCCTTCTCCATCTCCCAAGAACGATAATTACGCGCGTCTGGCAAACTATATTGCTGATGCCTCACATAAGGGTGAAAAATGCATGGCGGTATGGAGTGCCGGCTGCATGGCCGGAGATGACTTCCAGCTAGGCATATCAGAAGTTCTGGCCACTCAGGCGTGTAATGAGCGCACCAAGAAAGAAAAGACCTACCACCTAATTGTTTCCCTCCGCCCTGAAGACCAGGACAAACTTACCGAACAAGATTTCAAAGATATTGAGCAGCATTTTGCTGAGGTGCTTGGCTTTGAAGAGCACCAGCGTCATTGCGGTGTGCACACCAATACCAACAATCTCCATATGCATGTTGCCTATAATATGATTCACCCAAAGAAGAGAACGAGACATGAGCCGTATCGCGATTATTGGAAGCGAGATGAATTGTGTCGTGAACTTGAGCAGAAGTATAAGCTTGAGCTTGATCCTGGTCGGAAGCAGCGCCGTGAGTTTTACCAGTACGTATCTGGTAGAAATAAGGAGTTGGTACCCGCAGTCGGGAACGCAAAATCATGGGAAGATGTACATGGAGCGATGGCAGCGTATGGCCTTCAGGTTTCGTGTAAGAAAGAGATTTCAATTATCCCATTTGATCGTTCAGGATTGGCCTACCGCTTGAAAGGTTACGAACTTCATACCTCATTTAGCAAGGAGGTCTTAGAGGCTCGCCTTGGCTCATTTCAGGATAAAAAAGGGTTTTATCCAACTATGGATTCGTTTGCTCCAAGCGAAAAGAGAGAGGTGGCTCTGAAGAACGAAAAGGCTGAGGCTCTGGAGGCATACACTGGTCAGGAAAGTTTTGACGGATATTTGAAGCGCAATGAAAAGATCATCAATAGGGCTCGTGAGTCATCATCTTCCTGGCAAGAGTTTCAAGCTGTTTTACAGGACGAACTGAACATCACAATTAAAGAGCGCGGCAGAGGGGCTGTGATCGCAGATCTTACCGTTAGGGGCAAGAATCAGCCTCATGCAAAACTTAGCAGCCTTGGACAAGGATATTCACGGGCTAAGCTTGAAGCTGAGTTCGGCACGCTTAAAAAACTTGAAGAGGGGAGACGGGCCAAGCCGAAACGTCAGTACAGCAGCAAGCCTCTTCATCGTGATCCGGAGCGTGGTGACCTGTATCAGAAATATAAAGTCGGCATTGAAAGGCGTAAGCGCTTGTTCAAAGAACAAAAGGAGCGAAGGGAACAAGAGACCCGAGAGCAGAAGCTTAAATGGAAGATTAAGATCAAGAAATATCGAATTGATAGCACCTTGAGCTGGAAAGAAAAGCGATACTTGGTCAATGCGGCCAAGGCCGAACAACTACGCCATGAAGAGCTGCTGAAGAAAAAGTACGCAGGGCAGCGTACGAAGATCAAAGAAGAAATTCCATACGGCAACTGGAACGACTTCCTCCGTCAACAGGCCGAAGCTGGTAACACGGTAGCGCTGTCCGTGCTTCAGTCATCAAAGACGAAAGAGAAGAAGGCCTATAAAGAACGCCCTGTGGTGAAGTTGTTGGAAGGTATGACCTACACCGTCGATAATGAGGGGAATATTACTTACAAGCTTAAAGATGGTGGGGTGGTACGGGATACTCGAAAAGAGATTATTGCGAGCAAGGATAATGAAGCAAGAGAATTTGCTGAGAAGTTGAAACTTAGGCGGTTTGGGAAAAATAAGTCGCAAGGGAAAGGAAGGTAG
- a CDS encoding IS3 family transposase (programmed frameshift), whose product MKRSRYTDSQIMNILKQAENGTPVPELCREHGMSSASFYKWRAKYGGMDASMMARLKELEHENSRLKKMYAESQMMAEVLREVLGKKVKRPSCRREMAKKYVSSSKLNIRQACVAFCISQACYRYQPKLADENTLIAKWLLKLTLKEKNWGFGLCFLHLRNVRGFKWNHKRVYRIYCGLELNLRIKPKKRIKRERPEPLAVPEAPNQIWSMDFMHDQLEDGRSFRLFNVIDDFNREGLGIEIDFSLPAERVIRSLTQIIEWRGKPVALRCDNGPEYISHKLKSWANTHGIRLDYIQPGNPQQNAYIERYNRTVRYDWLNQHLFSSIKQAQDYASAWLWAYNNERPNMGIGGITPIQKLQLAA is encoded by the exons ATGAAAAGATCACGTTACACTGATAGCCAGATCATGAATATTCTCAAACAGGCAGAAAACGGCACACCTGTTCCAGAGCTTTGTCGAGAACATGGCATGAGTAGCGCCTCATTTTATAAATGGCGTGCAAAATATGGTGGGATGGATGCATCTATGATGGCGAGGCTTAAAGAATTAGAGCATGAAAATAGTCGCTTAAAGAAGATGTATGCTGAATCTCAAATGATGGCAGAAGTGTTGCGTGAGGTGCTTG GAAAAAAAGTAAAACGGCCATCCTGCCGTCGAGAGATGGCCAAGAAATATGTATCCAGCTCAAAGCTAAATATACGTCAAGCGTGTGTAGCTTTTTGCATAAGTCAGGCATGTTATCGCTATCAGCCGAAGCTTGCAGATGAAAATACTCTCATTGCGAAGTGGCTGTTAAAACTAACCCTGAAGGAAAAGAATTGGGGTTTTGGTTTATGCTTTTTGCATTTGCGAAATGTAAGAGGCTTTAAATGGAACCATAAGCGCGTCTACAGAATTTACTGTGGGTTAGAGCTAAACTTACGTATCAAACCCAAAAAACGGATTAAGCGCGAAAGACCAGAACCCTTGGCCGTTCCCGAAGCCCCGAATCAGATATGGTCTATGGATTTTATGCACGACCAGCTTGAAGATGGTAGAAGCTTCCGGTTATTCAACGTGATCGACGACTTTAATCGTGAAGGGCTAGGTATTGAAATAGATTTTTCCTTACCCGCAGAACGCGTAATTCGGTCATTAACTCAGATTATTGAATGGCGTGGTAAACCAGTTGCTCTTCGCTGTGACAATGGGCCAGAATACATAAGCCACAAGCTTAAATCGTGGGCCAACACTCACGGGATTCGCTTAGATTATATTCAGCCTGGCAATCCTCAGCAAAATGCATATATCGAACGGTATAACCGGACGGTTCGATATGACTGGTTAAATCAGCATTTGTTTAGCAGTATCAAACAGGCTCAAGACTATGCTAGTGCATGGTTATGGGCTTATAATAATGAGCGTCCAAACATGGGGATAGGCGGAATTACCCCTATCCAAAAACTACAACTTGCTGCCTAG
- a CDS encoding flagellin, translated as MDASKIAAEGYTQVQLKEKVVADPASEQTAKDDLVARGETTIGTAQTAAAGGTTTAITFDGASLNTSIDADGKLTYDVGGTANTTIEADTSNLLVDGKAMYATIDADGTVSVKQSSSATVPTAGYAVQVSSTGDLTVNVGGDDKKLLTSTASDGSAQYYVEDESTDIPSDATAMNIAQDAVEQGFEVAEDGGAKLGSVVVQDNGTNYALTGTGTALTGTVADTSFDMRVDMVSDDKVTSFEQELGKTDEYAGSSIATQEGAEAALAAIEKAIEMKDKNRANLGAYENRLEATISNLEIQGENLSAAESRISDVDVATEMTEYTLRQTISSAATSMLAQANSLPQNALKLIG; from the coding sequence ATGGATGCAAGCAAAATTGCTGCCGAGGGCTATACGCAGGTTCAACTGAAAGAGAAGGTCGTGGCTGATCCTGCTAGCGAGCAGACAGCGAAAGACGATTTGGTGGCCCGTGGTGAGACAACCATTGGTACTGCACAGACTGCTGCTGCTGGTGGTACAACTACAGCCATCACTTTTGACGGCGCTAGCTTGAATACAAGTATCGATGCAGATGGTAAGTTAACATATGATGTCGGCGGCACTGCTAACACTACTATTGAAGCAGATACCAGCAATTTGCTTGTTGATGGCAAAGCTATGTATGCCACTATTGATGCAGACGGTACTGTATCAGTTAAACAGTCTTCAAGTGCAACCGTACCTACTGCCGGGTATGCTGTGCAGGTTAGTTCTACTGGCGACCTGACTGTGAATGTCGGTGGTGATGACAAGAAACTGCTTACCTCGACAGCTTCTGACGGCTCTGCCCAGTATTATGTTGAAGATGAGTCAACAGATATTCCCTCTGATGCAACTGCAATGAATATTGCTCAGGATGCAGTAGAGCAGGGATTTGAAGTGGCTGAAGATGGTGGTGCGAAGCTCGGAAGTGTAGTTGTGCAGGATAACGGTACTAACTATGCCTTAACAGGTACTGGCACTGCTTTGACAGGTACTGTTGCTGATACCTCTTTCGATATGCGAGTGGATATGGTGTCAGATGACAAGGTTACCAGTTTTGAACAAGAACTTGGTAAAACAGATGAGTATGCAGGCTCCAGCATTGCTACTCAGGAAGGTGCAGAGGCAGCTTTGGCAGCTATTGAAAAAGCTATCGAGATGAAAGATAAAAACCGTGCAAACCTTGGTGCGTACGAAAACCGTCTTGAAGCCACTATCTCTAACCTTGAAATTCAGGGTGAAAACCTTTCAGCAGCAGAGTCCCGCATCTCTGATGTGGACGTAGCTACTGAAATGACTGAATACACTTTACGTCAGACCATTTCATCCGCTGCAACTTCAATGCTCGCACAGGCTAACTCCCTGCCGCAGAATGCATTGAAACTTATCGGATAA
- the tnpA gene encoding IS66 family insertion sequence element accessory protein TnpA: protein MTRKQRCWKKHIADWQNSGLSQAAYCRGHDISSKAFGYYKRKLASASELQEIVAVPNIAMPPASLNAGGIAIKLYVCDNLMLNIEPGFCQQTLRRILDVIGA from the coding sequence ATGACGAGAAAACAGCGTTGTTGGAAAAAACATATTGCAGATTGGCAAAACAGCGGACTGTCACAGGCGGCGTATTGTCGGGGGCATGATATTTCGAGCAAGGCCTTCGGGTATTACAAGCGAAAGCTTGCCTCAGCTTCTGAACTGCAAGAAATTGTTGCGGTTCCGAATATCGCGATGCCGCCAGCATCGCTTAATGCTGGCGGCATCGCGATAAAATTGTATGTTTGTGACAATCTGATGCTCAATATCGAGCCGGGGTTCTGCCAGCAGACTTTAAGACGCATTCTTGACGTAATCGGTGCCTGA
- a CDS encoding sensor histidine kinase yields MTSTRVELHMDFEASGTSPLPSGCLYTHPSTLVSTVMFRSFFAPLNRRIIFFITAMSAIAICIVVLVSASCIILTRDSRSTRPLEDCARSLAVSLPRPFTIETARSTIHNVGNAKPWPFVEYIAIARSDSTLLEASGSFTFNMDELLTKRKVKSASGIIVSQPIIEGGEIKAYILIGSNSQFFGKGITMYLLLSSIAGTGGILASFFIARKLYKKMLQPLYDLTAAAKEIGVSKDYTLRVPYASNDELGDLVSQFNAMLDQIEKRDKLLTSHKKMLEQAVKLRTAELAKKNSQLVLEVAERREAEMIRCEVERINQHDLKSLLNLVIGYPELLLSKGNLTAQQENYIKKIEMAGYRILDMINNNLDIFKMEQGIYKLRATSVELVHLLFEIQDDITSMLTRLDVTLRITFNNYPVSTSNTFFVAGEYRLLQTLFSNLIVNAVEASNPNDIVTVAIQTDDQTITVHNNTLVPEKIQEKFFNKYATYGKEDGTGLGTYSAKLIANAHKAHISMTSTKPSGTLITVEFSEQLSLADNSSLEPAVEQMFI; encoded by the coding sequence ATGACCTCGACAAGGGTTGAATTACATATGGATTTTGAGGCATCCGGTACATCCCCCCTTCCTTCCGGATGCCTCTATACGCACCCTTCAACTCTCGTGAGCACAGTAATGTTCCGCTCTTTTTTTGCGCCATTAAACCGCAGAATTATCTTCTTTATTACAGCAATGTCCGCCATCGCCATCTGTATCGTTGTCCTTGTATCCGCGTCCTGCATAATTCTTACAAGGGATTCTCGTTCAACAAGACCTCTTGAAGACTGTGCACGTAGCCTTGCGGTCAGCTTACCTCGTCCGTTCACAATAGAAACAGCACGCTCAACCATCCATAACGTTGGCAATGCAAAGCCATGGCCGTTTGTGGAATACATAGCTATCGCCAGATCTGACAGTACGCTGCTGGAAGCTTCCGGTTCTTTTACATTTAATATGGATGAGCTACTCACCAAGCGAAAAGTTAAAAGCGCCTCCGGTATCATTGTCTCGCAGCCCATCATTGAAGGTGGTGAAATCAAAGCATACATATTGATAGGTTCAAATTCTCAGTTTTTCGGCAAGGGTATCACTATGTATCTTCTGCTATCTTCTATTGCAGGGACAGGCGGAATCCTTGCAAGCTTCTTCATTGCCAGAAAGCTGTATAAAAAAATGCTTCAACCATTATATGACCTCACCGCTGCGGCTAAAGAAATAGGCGTAAGTAAAGACTACACACTACGAGTTCCTTACGCATCCAATGACGAGCTGGGTGACCTAGTCTCGCAGTTCAACGCAATGCTGGATCAAATTGAAAAGCGTGATAAGCTGCTCACCTCACACAAAAAAATGCTGGAACAAGCTGTAAAATTACGAACTGCTGAACTGGCAAAAAAAAATTCCCAGCTGGTCTTAGAAGTAGCGGAACGTAGAGAAGCGGAAATGATCCGCTGCGAAGTGGAGAGAATTAACCAGCACGACCTGAAGTCACTGCTAAACCTTGTCATCGGGTATCCTGAATTGCTGCTCTCCAAAGGCAACCTCACCGCACAGCAGGAAAACTACATCAAAAAAATTGAAATGGCAGGCTATCGTATCCTTGATATGATCAACAACAATCTGGATATTTTCAAAATGGAACAAGGTATCTACAAACTGCGTGCAACATCTGTGGAACTTGTCCATCTTCTCTTTGAAATTCAGGATGACATTACTTCCATGCTGACACGGCTCGACGTGACGTTGCGCATCACTTTCAACAACTATCCTGTTTCCACCAGCAACACTTTTTTTGTCGCCGGTGAATATCGCCTGCTTCAGACTCTATTTTCCAACCTCATTGTGAATGCGGTGGAAGCTTCCAACCCAAACGACATAGTAACAGTAGCTATCCAGACTGACGACCAGACCATCACTGTCCATAACAACACGCTCGTTCCTGAAAAAATCCAAGAAAAATTCTTCAACAAATATGCAACATATGGAAAAGAGGACGGCACAGGGTTAGGCACCTATTCGGCCAAACTTATTGCGAATGCCCATAAGGCTCACATCAGTATGACCAGTACCAAACCAAGCGGGACTCTTATCACTGTGGAATTTTCCGAACAACTGAGTCTTGCAGACAATTCCTCCCTTGAACCGGCAGTAGAACAAATGTTTATATAA
- the tnpB gene encoding IS66 family insertion sequence element accessory protein TnpB (TnpB, as the term is used for proteins encoded by IS66 family insertion elements, is considered an accessory protein, since TnpC, encoded by a neighboring gene, is a DDE family transposase.), with protein sequence MLGATDMRKAVNGLSMLVADHLDLDIFTGNFFVFCNRSRTIIKILYWERNGFCLWQKRLEKHRFAWPEQAEEVLEFSQRELRWLLDGLTPGQLKAHPDLYFEKLF encoded by the coding sequence GTGCTAGGTGCCACAGATATGCGTAAGGCTGTGAACGGGTTGTCCATGCTGGTTGCTGACCATCTTGATCTTGATATCTTCACAGGCAATTTCTTTGTGTTCTGCAATCGTTCGCGAACAATCATCAAAATTCTTTACTGGGAACGCAATGGTTTCTGTCTCTGGCAGAAGCGTCTTGAAAAACATCGCTTCGCATGGCCTGAACAGGCAGAAGAGGTTCTTGAATTTAGCCAGCGAGAACTCCGGTGGCTGCTGGACGGACTTACCCCGGGGCAACTAAAAGCACATCCAGATCTGTACTTTGAAAAATTATTTTAA
- a CDS encoding DUF4411 family protein → MYLLDANVFIQAKNLHYRFPTFPCFWSWLDECNTNGQLASINFIKQELANGNDTLASWAKAASSNWFLQESDIQTQQNFSSIAHWVITHQQFHQTAKNEFLSCGDPWLIAKAKSINATIVTHEKSVPQSKKKIFIPDVCIQYGVQYIDTFDLLETLNAQF, encoded by the coding sequence ATGTATCTGTTAGACGCTAACGTCTTTATTCAAGCTAAAAACTTGCATTATCGTTTCCCAACTTTTCCATGTTTTTGGAGCTGGTTAGACGAGTGTAATACCAATGGACAACTTGCAAGCATCAACTTCATAAAACAAGAACTTGCAAATGGTAACGATACGTTGGCAAGTTGGGCAAAGGCAGCTTCCTCTAATTGGTTTCTGCAAGAAAGCGACATACAAACGCAGCAGAATTTTTCTAGCATTGCGCACTGGGTAATCACTCACCAACAATTTCACCAAACAGCAAAGAACGAATTCCTATCGTGTGGCGACCCATGGTTAATTGCAAAAGCAAAATCAATTAATGCAACCATCGTCACACACGAAAAATCAGTCCCTCAAAGCAAGAAAAAAATATTTATTCCAGACGTATGCATCCAATATGGAGTGCAATACATAGATACATTTGACCTTCTTGAGACGCTCAACGCTCAATTCTAA
- a CDS encoding tyrosine-type recombinase/integrase: MSNTLKHAWDLYAELKLPSIRNAKNDKRNWQMHIEPYMAHMQLFEIKNIHIMQLRVLIEAKKLSPQTVKHVLGLLRRVLKKAIQWDLYDGPLPFFEMPQVQNERTRFLSKKEANLLLYDLQQRSPLWHDISVFALSTGLRAGEIFSLKPEHINLATEHVHVVGGKSKDRNVALNPTALIIAKKYSSKVNCKDKYLFTTIFGNKIPMAGKPFKSAVKACGLNEGVTDRRNKVVFHSLRHTFASWLVLEGYPIAVVSHLLGHSDIKMTMRYAHLSPEQGRKAVTSLNNYIVNVNRSTVFF, from the coding sequence ATGAGCAACACACTGAAACATGCTTGGGATCTTTACGCAGAACTCAAGCTACCATCAATTCGAAATGCCAAAAATGACAAAAGAAATTGGCAAATGCATATTGAACCTTATATGGCGCATATGCAACTTTTTGAAATAAAAAACATTCATATTATGCAATTGCGGGTTCTCATTGAAGCAAAAAAATTGAGTCCGCAAACAGTAAAGCATGTACTTGGCCTGTTAAGGCGAGTGTTAAAAAAAGCGATTCAATGGGATCTATATGATGGCCCTCTTCCTTTTTTTGAGATGCCTCAAGTTCAGAATGAACGTACGAGATTTCTAAGTAAGAAAGAAGCAAATCTACTGCTTTATGACTTACAGCAACGATCTCCATTGTGGCACGATATTTCTGTATTTGCATTAAGTACAGGATTGCGTGCCGGTGAGATTTTTAGTTTAAAGCCAGAGCACATTAATCTTGCTACAGAGCACGTCCATGTCGTCGGAGGAAAATCCAAAGACCGGAATGTTGCTCTGAATCCTACTGCATTGATTATCGCAAAAAAATATTCTTCAAAAGTGAACTGCAAAGACAAATATCTATTCACAACTATTTTTGGAAATAAAATCCCAATGGCTGGAAAACCATTCAAAAGTGCCGTCAAAGCGTGTGGTTTAAATGAAGGAGTAACGGATCGGCGCAATAAAGTTGTGTTTCATTCCTTGCGTCACACCTTTGCCTCATGGTTAGTTCTTGAAGGATATCCCATAGCTGTTGTCAGTCATTTGTTAGGGCATAGTGATATCAAAATGACTATGCGCTATGCTCATTTGTCTCCCGAACAAGGAAGAAAGGCTGTAACTTCTTTAAACAATTATATTGTTAATGTTAATAGGTCAACTGTATTTTTCTAA
- a CDS encoding plasmid mobilization protein: MNKKPSEKVRKVRIESYITRAEHEKVVALAKQCGISISELLRRLALGHELNSKVDKEAFLDLLKVNADLGRLGGLFKLALTENARKVTSHRKVRRILHEIEDRQEELRQLIRSTEQAVLNRSSKGSAS; the protein is encoded by the coding sequence ATGAATAAAAAGCCATCAGAAAAAGTTAGAAAAGTTCGTATCGAATCCTACATTACAAGGGCCGAGCACGAGAAAGTAGTTGCGCTAGCAAAGCAATGCGGGATCTCTATTTCAGAGCTTCTGCGTCGTCTTGCGTTGGGGCATGAGCTTAACTCCAAAGTGGATAAGGAGGCTTTTTTAGATCTACTGAAGGTAAATGCTGATCTTGGTCGTCTTGGAGGCTTATTTAAGTTGGCATTAACAGAGAATGCCAGAAAGGTGACAAGTCACAGAAAGGTGCGAAGGATCCTGCATGAAATAGAAGATCGGCAAGAAGAATTAAGGCAGCTGATCCGTTCGACTGAACAGGCCGTGCTTAATCGAAGTTCAAAAGGCTCTGCCTCATGA
- a CDS encoding response regulator transcription factor produces MKRILFIDDDFELGELLGSYLNGEGFSLQTAHDAMSGVEKLKEDTFDIVLLDIMLPDMNGFDLLQKIRNEYMMPVIMLTGRSDEIDKVVGLEMGADDYVAKPCQLRELAARIRAILRRTIPAKAARATIASQRIDPTHKIIIGSMSLTPSARSVQIEDSPVQLTSAEYNVLEMLTSNAGALITREQLLEDALGRDPSLDDYVLNVHMSNLRRKLKHCATIKTIRGNGYLLAIPEQTPQQIMHM; encoded by the coding sequence ATGAAACGCATTTTATTTATCGATGACGACTTTGAATTGGGTGAACTGCTTGGCAGCTACCTGAATGGAGAAGGTTTTTCACTCCAGACAGCACATGATGCAATGAGCGGTGTTGAAAAACTGAAAGAAGATACTTTTGACATTGTGCTGCTGGACATCATGCTTCCGGACATGAATGGCTTTGATCTTCTACAAAAGATCAGAAACGAATACATGATGCCCGTTATAATGCTGACTGGACGCAGCGACGAAATCGACAAAGTTGTCGGACTGGAAATGGGGGCAGACGACTACGTTGCCAAGCCATGTCAATTGCGAGAACTGGCAGCACGCATCCGTGCAATTTTGCGCCGTACAATACCTGCAAAAGCAGCACGGGCAACTATTGCATCCCAGCGAATCGATCCTACGCATAAAATCATTATCGGAAGTATGTCGCTCACTCCTTCCGCACGCAGTGTTCAAATTGAAGACTCTCCGGTTCAACTTACAAGTGCCGAATATAATGTTCTTGAAATGCTTACCAGCAACGCCGGCGCGCTGATCACCCGGGAACAACTCCTTGAGGACGCCCTAGGACGCGATCCCTCTCTTGATGACTATGTGCTGAACGTACATATGAGTAATTTGCGCAGAAAACTTAAGCACTGCGCCACAATTAAAACTATTCGTGGAAATGGCTACTTGTTGGCCATACCGGAACAAACGCCGCAACAAATTATGCATATGTAG